DNA from Triticum aestivum cultivar Chinese Spring chromosome 7D, IWGSC CS RefSeq v2.1, whole genome shotgun sequence:
TCCCCTTTTCTTTTGAATCTTTGGTAGGGACATGAGGAGCTCCAGATCATGCCGCGCTTTCCAGCAGAAGCACCGAGCTTTGTTGTGATTTGGTAGCCATGGAGATGGAGGAGCAGAAGGAAGCCCCGGGCTTCCTTGAGGTGCCCAAGGACATCCCCGTCGCCACCAAGCCCCTCACCATCAGGACCAATGCCGGGTTCAGCAGCAGCTCCGACCGCTCCAACCCCATCTCGCCGGCCATCTCCTTCACCCCGCACCTctactcgccgtcgccgccgtcctccgccttCGTGTCGGCGCTGCAGTCCCCGTACATCTCGCCCCGGGTCCTcgacccgccggagccgccggcgcAGCAGCCGCACCGGCAGCTGCATCAGGAAAGCAAGGCCTCCAGCGTCACCACCACCACGGCGCAGTCGCCGGCGTCCTGCTCCAACGGGTCCCAGTCCGAGGACACTGACGCGCCGAGCGCGTCCCGCACCCCGCCCTCGGAGCGGTACGACTCCAGCGGCATCGACCCGGCCAAGATTtcagagggcggcggcggcggctgtggcggcGCGCCGCCGCGCGTGTCCTTCTCGTTCCCCGTGCCGCGGGTGTCCTTCACCAGGGGCCCCgtggcgtcgccgtcgtccaacgccAAGCTCCGGAGCTGTGACGTGTACATTGGCCACCACAACAACGGCAACCTCGGCAGGTTCTGCAAGTGGCTCAAGGCGGAGCTGGAGCTGCAGGGCATCGCCTCCTTCGTGGCTGACCGGGCAAAGTACTCCGACACGCAGATTCACGAGATTGCCGACCGGATTATCTGCTCCGTGGCGTTTGGCGTCGTGGTGGTCACCATGTCAAGCTTCCTCAACCCCTTCAGCCTCGAGGAGATCAGATTCTTTGCTCAGAAGAAGAACCTAATCCCTATACTGTTCGACACCGAACCCTCGGAGATTGCCGGGCTGTTTGATGGCAAATTGGAGGACAAGGAAGGGAAGGAAGCATTCGAAGGGCTGATGCGGTGCCACGAGTTCAAGCTCGAGGCGAATGAGACCAATTGGAGAAGCTGCGTGTCAAAGACAGTCAGTCTGCTGCAGTCTAAGCTTGGCAGGAAGAACATTGCTGAGAAGGAGAGTGAGGGGTCCGGAGGCATACCGTTCCCGCGGAACCGGCATTTCGTCGGAAGGGAGAAAGAGCTGAGTGAAATCGAGGGGATATTCTTTGGATCCTCGGTAGATATCCAAGAAGTGTTGGACTGCTCAAGGGGTTCCACCACAAATGAAAGATCCAGCGGCGTGTCCGATGGCTTTGCCGACGAGGAGAGCGACACGGTGAGGACATCCAATGCCAAGTACATCAGTTTGGAAATGCGCAAATGCAAGGAGCCGACATTGGAGGCCTGGATCGATCCGGTGATCGAGCTGTCGTCGGGGAAAGGTAGGAGCCTTCAGAAGCAGAGATCAAAGCACAGGAGGTCAAGGTTCCGGTGCAACAGCAAGGGCTGCGGCGGTGCCAGTGTGGTCTGCATCAATGGCTCCTCAGGCATTGGCAAGACAGAGCTGGCATTGGAGTTTGCTTACCGGTACTCGCAGCGGTACAAGATGGTGCTGTGGATTGGAGGGGAGGCTCGGTACGTGAGGCAGAACATACTCAATTTGTCCATGAGCTTGGGGTTGGATATCAGTGCTGAGGCAGAGAAGGAGAGGGGCAGGATCAGGAGCTTTGAGGAGCAGGAGATTGATGCATTCCAGAGGGTAAAGCGGGAGCTGTTCCGGGATGTGCCCTACTTGCTTATCATTGACAACCTTGAGAACGAGAGGGACTGGTGGGAGGGCAAGGACCTCCATGACTTCATCCCAAGGAACACCGGGGCGACGAATGTCATTATCACCACGCGGTTGCCACGTGTGATGAACCTCGAGCCGATGCAGCTACCACAGCTCTCGTACATCGATGCGATGATCTTGATGAAGGGTAAGCTTAAGAATGACTATCCGGCCGACGAAACGGAAGTACTCAGGAAGTTGGACGAGCGGTTGGGCCGGCTGAGCTTTGGTCTGTCGGTCGTCGGTTCACTGCTTTCGGAGCTCATGATCGCTCCTTCCACTCTGTTTGAGGCTGTTGAGAGGATATCGTTGAACGAGAATTTGTTCCCGCACGATGCCAACGACGACGGCTTCTGCCGTAACAATTCCTTCCTGATAAAGGTTCTGGTCTTCTGTTTTGCCTTGATGGACCGAGCGAAAGGAGGACACCTGACATCGAAAATGATCATCGCCGGTTCTTGGTTAGCTCCTGCACCCGTGTCGTCTACGCTGTTGGCCGCCACGGCGAGCAAGCTGCCGATGAAAGGCAGCATTCACCTCTGGGGTGAGTCCCTGAAGACTGCATTTCTATGTGGCACACATTGCTTTCTAGCTCCTAATGGCCGAAAAGCTGAGGTGGAGTCGGCACTCTTGCTTGTGAAGCTCGGGCTGGCAAGAAAGGCGACCCGGCATCCTGGTTGCTGGATCCAGTTCCACCCGATCACGCAGCTCTTTGGCAAGATCAGGGGAGGCTTGGCGCCAACCACCGCGGCTGTGAACGGGGTGATGAGGGCTGGCAACCCCTCGGCGTACTCAGACCACCTGTGGGCTAGTGCATTCCTTGTGTTTGGCTTCAAGTCGGAGCCACCTGCCGTTCAGCTCAAGGCGGTCGACATGGTGCTCTTCATAAGGAAGACCGCCCTGCCCCTGGCGATCGAGTCCTTCATGACGTTCTCGCGGTGCGGCTCGGCCCTGGAGCTGCTCAAGGTGTGCACCAACATCCTCGAGGAGGTGGAGAAGTCCTACACGTCGCGGATGCAGGACTGGAACCGCGGCTCGCTGTCCTGGAGGAAGAAGCTGCAGCCGAACCACCGCGTCGACGAGTTCATCTGGCAGGAGGTGACGCTGCTCAAGGCGACGCTGCTCGAGACGAGGGCCAAGCTGCTGCTCCGCGGCGGGCTGTTCGACACTGGCGAGGAGCTGTGCCGGACCTGCATCAGCATCCGGACGGTGATGCTCGGGCACGGCGACGCCCAGACGGTGGCCGCTCAGGAGACGCTGGCGAAGCTGGTCAGATACAGGAGTAAGGTATGAGCTGACATCCAAAAACCCTTGCGAGCTGTTCTAGTTTGCAGCCGTTATTAGAAGGTTTTCCAGGAATTTTCATTTCTCCCGGTTTCTGAGACTCTGATGTGATGCCAGCCACAGTTTTGTCAGTGATCTGTGCAATGTCCAAGCTTCATGACGCCACGTGTAACCTGAGTTGTTATGTACAGTACAGTTCAGTCGCTATTTGAAATACTTTATTATCttcatattactccctccgtttcaaaatagatgacttggtacaaagttgggtcatttattttaaaacggagggagtactttcgtGCTTTCCGAGATTGAACTTCCACTTTAGATATCAAAATGCGGTCTTCTTTTTTTAAGAtgttagagcaacttcaatggggcgacTCATTTCGTCCGTGGCCGTTTGTTTGAGTCGGCACGGACAGAAAAGGCGGCCTAACGCGCTGACCCAAATAGACGCGTGTACGTTTTTTGTCCGCGGACGATCCATTCTCGGCCCATTTTTGAGCCTGATTGACGGACGCGCGCGCTTGCCTACTCCTgtccccgggcccgctggtctgTGACACATTGGCCTCCCCTCCCCTCTCACCCCCGGCCAACAAGCAACCCTCGCCCCGCCTCCTCCGTCACCGATGCCGCCGCCCATTTTTGCCGGCGACtcttccagccgccgccgcctccacatccgcccagcaacaCCGCCCCTGCCCtcagtcgcccgccgccgccgttttgccGCTGGGGAGCAAACTGGTTCCCCGACGCCGCTTCCCCCACCGCACAGCCGCCCGCGACCAAGAAgacgcccgccgcccccgccacatCCGACCGGCATGCTCGTCGGACGCCGTTACACTCGTCGGACGTCGGCATGCAAGCTAGCTGGTCTGTGGGCGCCAcgtctcccctcgccggccgtctccttcttcgacgcccgcaagctgttcgacagtttgccaaggtacgaaaatggactccgccgacgagttctttttccacaatttcctttgcgactccgacgatccGTCGTCCGACGATGAGGaagagatattggctgccgtgttggtccatcaccacctcaacaaccagcggccgttgttccgtggctccattccgggccaccttccggcgttgaatcgtaaccgagagagcggacatttccttctctggaaggactactttgatacaacaaacccgttgttcaaacatcacaaattccgccgccggttccgtatgagtagggatgttttcaaccgtattagagagggagtggtcggctatgatgactacttcgagtgcaaagaggatgccgtcggcaagattggtttctcctcttatcaaaaatgcactgccgccatccgaatgcttgcatacggagtgcccggtgatctcattgacgagtacgtccgtatgagcgagtctacatgcctagagtccctgtataagttctgcaagactgtgattgctgtgtttggccctgagtacttgagagagtcgacagctgaagatacaacccgtttgttggcgatgaatgccagtagGGGCTTtccggggatgcttggcagcatagactgcatgcactgggagtggaagaactgcccttctgcttggcaagggcagtataagggacatgtcagggcttgcactgtcatactagaggccgtggcgtctcaagatctctggatcttggcactctttctttggcatggctggatcacacaatgatatcaacgtgcttcagcgctcgccggtgtttgctaggcttgccgaaggcaacagcccatcggtgaactttactgtcaacggccacaactatgacaaagggtactatttgggtgacggtatctatcctcagtggaccactattgtcaagacaatacccaaccctgtcggagagaaaaggaaaagatttgcccaggagcaagagagtgctaaaaaggatgtcgagcgtgtcgttggtgttttgcaatctcgatggggcatcgttcggtatcctgctaatacttggagcacgcagaaactatgggaggtgatcactgcttgtgtgatcatgcacaatatgatcgtagaagacgagcgtcCGGAACGTTtgtacgatcaaggctttcagtttcagggtgagaatatTGTGCCTGAtcatggagtagcggcaacatttgagcagttcactcagtttcatgaagacatgcgtgattgggaaactcacgtgcaactgcaaaatgatttggttgagcatatgtggacttATGTtgacaaccaatagatgtatcttctttattcgtttgcaaaactatgtgaaacatttttatttgtatgtggcttgtaaaactatactatttatttgggcggCTAAACTATTTTCCTTGTTATTTCATTTCACAATATGTTTGAATGCAAATCAATGTAAAattgggcggccagccggccacaCCTATACATATGGGTCGACATGTTGGGCGCGCTGTCGACCCATATGAAAAACAGGGCGAAccccgggcgggcggccgacccaaacgaacaaaaaacggacgaaatcaccgttcgtttgggtcggccgttggagttgctcttagataAATGAGCACAGCTGTTTAGTTTTTTATGAACAAGTATGAACACTCTTGTCGACTGAGATGCAACTATGTCATATGTGGTGTTGCTGCCCGGCTTTTGAGGCGAGATTTGTCGGGTAAAAATGGTAACGTCAGATAATAACCAGTTTCGAGATCTTTTCCCGTGTGATGTTCTACCCAACAGTTCCTTTGCTGTAAAGCAGTTGTTTGACTGAAACAAAGTGTTAGCATCTGTTGCCGTCTACTTTGCTTAAAGTTGAGTGCATTTTGCTTGCGACAGTGACCACCCACGTTTATGTGGATTCGCCACCGAAATCTCTAGTGCTCACGCAACTCAAGCTCTGCTGTTCGATCTTTTGAAGACGAAGAGTGCTTGTATCTCGTTAGCAGTAGGGAGTACCTTCTTACAGCAGGTTAATAGTTTAAATTCAGACCATTCGGCGCTATATGGATTATTGTCGAGGAGAGCTGATTAAATATCCCATCGGCAAATTTCAGTGCTACTTTGAACAGAAACTTGGAACATAAAGTAGCCCTTGAAAATAAACTTTGAGCTGATTAAACTGTGTTAAAACCACACTCTTTATTCGCGCATTTAGGACTCTCCAGGGACATGGCCTTGGAAGTGAGTCGGACCAATGCTAAACCCAACGTCTGTTTTCCCCAAGTTTTCTATTTCATCCATGCCCTCTCCGTTCTAAGTTTCTTAacactttgtactaaatcagcgacgagtaatatggaacggagggagtaggtgccAATTGGTGCGCAGAATCAATGATTGTGAAAAGTTGGTACAAATGGTTATCTTTTCTTATACTCATCCATATCAACAGGAAGTATCACAAAACATAGTTGGAAAACATGCGTGTTTTGTATTCAATGTGTTTCTCTATGAGTTTAGCGCATGGAACTTTTCTCCCCCTACTATGTCACTATTTTTTCCGGTAGAACCACGATCAGTCCATTATTACTTTTACAAAATTGATCAATATATTAAGAAATGTTTCAAGCCAAATCAATGGCTACCAGACTGAATGGTAAGAACACCAATCGGTCATACACGGCTTGGTGGGGTTTGTGAACCATCTGCGCATCAAAAATTGTTAGGCAATAGCTCTAATCTCCTTCAACATCACCCATTTGAGGCTAGGTCATGCTCATGCCCACTTCAACTTACATGACAGTACCCCACTCTTGCGCCACGAGAAATAATAGATCAACAACTTGCTATTGGGGAACAATAAACACATAAAATCGTGGTTCACTATATCATTTCATTTCCATACTATATAGTCTATTCCTCGGTTGAATGATGGTTACTctgaggcgaggcggcgacgactctctaaagatggaataaggttctccccgcctagtctCCGTTCCGATGGTGTTTCTATCATCGCCGGAGTgcatgtggaggtttgtctccTCTGGATCTCGTGGGGTTCGATCGACGTTTGTCTTTGGTAGATTTTGTCTTTGTTTATCTACAGGTTAGATCCTTTCGATCTtcgcttctcttcatcggcggcggttgcagTTCTGgcgcgctggtcctatggggctttAGCACGATGATTTTCTCACTCTCTacacaacaaggtttgcccgactACAATGAGGGAGGGTTgaagacggcggcgcgccttcggctcgctccagtgcttgtagtcgtcgctaggtgatgAAAGGATcggtatagttgactagaggggggggggttgaataggcaactaacaatttttagcttttctttaccaaattaaactttgcatcaaagtaggttgtctagatatgcaactaggtgagcaacctacgtgatgcaacaacaagcacacaagcaagcaagggatacaacacaatataagcttgcacaagtaaaggtaagagataaccaagagtggagccggtggagacgagggtatgttaccgaagttccttccctttgagagaaagtacgtctccattggagcggtctggaggcacaatgctccccaagaagccactagggccaccgtattctcctcacgccctcacacaatgcgagatgccgtgattccactattggtgcccttggaggcggcgaccgaacctttacaaataaggttggggcaatctccacaacttaatcggaggctcccaacgacaccacaaagcttcaccacaatggaatatggctccgcggtgacctcaaccgtctagggttctcaaacacccaagagtagcaagatccgcaagggattagtggggggaatcaaatttctcttggtggaagtgtagatcggggccttctcaaccaatccctagaaaatcaacaagtttgattggctagggagagagatcgggcaaaaatggagctttgagcaacaatggagcttggggagggaagaggtagtcttcttggggaagaagaccccctttatttAGTGGGGGGAAAGATCCAACTGTTACCCACTCATTCAGCccgcgacacgcggtactaccgctggagcagCAGTGACCAGACGGGGCCCTGTTGTGTATAGCAATGAGCgctagaaccgccggagcggtactaccgcgcgcccttaGGGTACTGCTGCAAGGCAGGGTTCAActgggctgggaaggcacggactaataaaattacatccgtggctacttctgcTGAGTTTCGGTCTGTGCAAAaatctggcacggtactaccgctcgcaaggagcggtactactgcgtagggcgcggaagtaaaaaattacttccgtgcgcgccagcgttctgggctagaggcggcggtactaccgcttgtaaggagcggtactaccgcacaacgCGGTAATACCGCCTCTCTTAGCGGTACTATCATGGAccgctgcggtactactgctcccttgagcagtactaccgcacgccacagaaGCTGTAGCActtggagtccttcattttgcagagacacggaTAAACGGACGGTGCTTCAATgaagcaaaggaaaggtggtgcaaaggaacagatgtgtacgtgttgattccaccctaacctttctgaagcggaccccctcttaatagtatgactttcctatgactcaaatccatcgaaaagaaacgtagaaaactGCCCTCTTCGATacgctccgaggggcaccgaatcgtcttgtgcctagacatgagatatctgaaatgctcagtgcacacgattagtccgcaaatgcattgtcatcaatcaccagaaCCACATAggaagaaatatgccct
Protein-coding regions in this window:
- the LOC123164628 gene encoding uncharacterized protein codes for the protein MEMEEQKEAPGFLEVPKDIPVATKPLTIRTNAGFSSSSDRSNPISPAISFTPHLYSPSPPSSAFVSALQSPYISPRVLDPPEPPAQQPHRQLHQESKASSVTTTTAQSPASCSNGSQSEDTDAPSASRTPPSERYDSSGIDPAKISEGGGGGCGGAPPRVSFSFPVPRVSFTRGPVASPSSNAKLRSCDVYIGHHNNGNLGRFCKWLKAELELQGIASFVADRAKYSDTQIHEIADRIICSVAFGVVVVTMSSFLNPFSLEEIRFFAQKKNLIPILFDTEPSEIAGLFDGKLEDKEGKEAFEGLMRCHEFKLEANETNWRSCVSKTVSLLQSKLGRKNIAEKESEGSGGIPFPRNRHFVGREKELSEIEGIFFGSSVDIQEVLDCSRGSTTNERSSGVSDGFADEESDTVRTSNAKYISLEMRKCKEPTLEAWIDPVIELSSGKGRSLQKQRSKHRRSRFRCNSKGCGGASVVCINGSSGIGKTELALEFAYRYSQRYKMVLWIGGEARYVRQNILNLSMSLGLDISAEAEKERGRIRSFEEQEIDAFQRVKRELFRDVPYLLIIDNLENERDWWEGKDLHDFIPRNTGATNVIITTRLPRVMNLEPMQLPQLSYIDAMILMKGKLKNDYPADETEVLRKLDERLGRLSFGLSVVGSLLSELMIAPSTLFEAVERISLNENLFPHDANDDGFCRNNSFLIKVLVFCFALMDRAKGGHLTSKMIIAGSWLAPAPVSSTLLAATASKLPMKGSIHLWGESLKTAFLCGTHCFLAPNGRKAEVESALLLVKLGLARKATRHPGCWIQFHPITQLFGKIRGGLAPTTAAVNGVMRAGNPSAYSDHLWASAFLVFGFKSEPPAVQLKAVDMVLFIRKTALPLAIESFMTFSRCGSALELLKVCTNILEEVEKSYTSRMQDWNRGSLSWRKKLQPNHRVDEFIWQEVTLLKATLLETRAKLLLRGGLFDTGEELCRTCISIRTVMLGHGDAQTVAAQETLAKLVRYRSKV